The Halalkalibacter krulwichiae genome has a segment encoding these proteins:
- a CDS encoding N-acetylmuramoyl-L-alanine amidase family protein — protein sequence MIKLKNILYMISLIPLLSLYYPLTAQADVTPFCDIVIDVGHGGIDGGTSANGILEKDLNLAVGIKLFNELNKKSFNVGITRIDDFTLSDDSPFPTLSRHLRDLKQRKLIADELNPQMFLSLHVNWSKNKTLRGPLIIYQVTEKSYQLANLIQDQLNDYYGVKKYPQKGNPYFLMKHLEMPSIIVELGYISNYKDFQILTEESTQDELAMSIVRAIEEYMLLYPAE from the coding sequence TTGATTAAGTTAAAGAACATATTATACATGATTTCCCTTATCCCCCTTCTTTCCTTGTACTATCCCTTAACAGCACAAGCTGACGTCACACCTTTCTGTGATATTGTCATTGACGTTGGCCATGGTGGGATTGACGGAGGCACGAGCGCAAATGGCATTTTAGAGAAGGACCTTAACTTAGCTGTAGGAATCAAATTGTTTAATGAATTAAACAAAAAGTCCTTTAATGTTGGGATTACAAGAATCGATGATTTTACTTTAAGTGATGATAGTCCTTTTCCAACACTTAGCAGACATTTGCGAGATTTAAAACAGCGGAAGTTAATTGCTGACGAACTCAACCCACAAATGTTTCTCAGCCTCCATGTAAATTGGTCCAAAAATAAAACACTACGCGGGCCTTTGATTATTTACCAAGTGACCGAAAAGAGTTACCAACTAGCTAATCTTATTCAAGATCAATTAAATGATTATTATGGCGTGAAAAAGTATCCTCAAAAAGGGAATCCTTACTTTCTCATGAAGCACTTAGAAATGCCTTCAATTATAGTGGAGTTAGGGTACATTAGTAATTATAAGGATTTTCAAATCTTAACTGAGGAATCTACTCAAGATGAGCTCGCAATGTCGATCGTTCGAGCAATTGAAGAATATATGTTGCTTTATCCCGCAGAATGA